A window from Verrucomicrobiota bacterium encodes these proteins:
- a CDS encoding RidA family protein produces the protein MKTRNLTLLLLFVSLLTGAFLWAQKSVPLSTLPFSPARKAGPTLYVSGQVPRTAEGQDVRQSVEAETRQVMENIGRILKQQGYTWDDVVNSTVYLKDINDYQEMNKVYASYFKNGFPARATVGGVEIVFGFRVEISCIAYKESK, from the coding sequence ATGAAAACCAGAAATCTTACTCTCCTCCTCCTTTTCGTCTCCCTGCTGACCGGGGCTTTTCTCTGGGCGCAAAAATCCGTTCCTCTCAGCACCCTGCCTTTCAGTCCGGCGCGGAAGGCAGGCCCCACCCTCTATGTCAGCGGGCAGGTTCCGCGCACCGCGGAGGGACAGGATGTTCGCCAGTCGGTGGAGGCGGAAACCCGACAAGTGATGGAGAACATCGGACGCATCCTGAAACAGCAGGGCTATACCTGGGATGACGTGGTGAACTCCACGGTTTACCTGAAGGACATCAACGACTATCAGGAGATGAACAAGGTTTACGCCTCCTATTTCAAGAATGGGTTCCCGGCACGGGCGACTGTGGGTGGTGTTGAAATCGTGTTTGGTTTCCGGGTTGAAATCAGCTGCATCGCCTACAAGGAATCCAAATGA
- a CDS encoding aminotransferase class V-fold PLP-dependent enzyme — protein MKSIASGTSAEDRRPSVLNRRSLLSRLGAAAMFAGMSFPQESLQARSLPSREMLNRDPDRYWTRIRSQQFLLPEWRVFLNPGSLGPMPRPVLKAVFDSLTRVAEFASDQTVRWGYETLDEERVEMAAFLKCRKEELAFTHNCTEAMSYIAAGLELKAGDEVLTTNQEHGGGTACWRLKAARAGVVLREIAIPVTPRRPDELMAPLVAAMGPKTRVISFSGLTTTTGLIMPVREICRAARERGVISVVDGAHMDGQIPVNLHELECDYFAGSPHKWLFAPPGCGLLYGRGEMLDHLWPSIVSSGWDNKEGLRGARFMMVGTNSRSTIDGMMAGLRFFKSLGEEEIYARIHHLAKYARSEAARRPYLEVVTPDDSRFYGSILSIRFKQEKLDPVWAALRAKRVYVLGGQRLRLSFHVYTRRSDIDTFFQVCDGILA, from the coding sequence ATGAAATCCATCGCCTCAGGAACAAGCGCGGAGGACAGGCGGCCATCGGTGTTGAACCGTCGAAGTCTCCTCTCCCGGCTGGGTGCTGCCGCGATGTTTGCGGGAATGTCGTTTCCTCAGGAGAGTCTCCAGGCCCGATCACTGCCCTCCAGGGAAATGCTGAACCGGGATCCGGATCGCTATTGGACCCGGATACGTTCCCAGCAGTTTCTGTTGCCGGAATGGAGGGTGTTTTTGAATCCGGGCAGCCTTGGTCCGATGCCGCGGCCCGTTCTGAAGGCGGTCTTTGATTCATTGACCCGGGTCGCTGAGTTCGCGAGCGATCAGACCGTGCGATGGGGATATGAGACCCTGGATGAGGAGAGGGTGGAGATGGCGGCGTTCTTGAAGTGCCGCAAGGAGGAGCTGGCCTTCACTCATAATTGCACCGAAGCGATGAGTTACATTGCCGCCGGCCTCGAACTGAAGGCCGGGGATGAGGTTTTGACCACCAACCAGGAGCATGGGGGGGGAACGGCCTGCTGGAGGTTGAAGGCCGCACGAGCGGGGGTCGTTCTTCGTGAGATCGCCATCCCGGTGACCCCGAGGAGACCGGATGAATTGATGGCGCCGCTGGTGGCCGCCATGGGACCGAAGACGCGGGTGATCAGTTTCAGCGGCCTGACCACAACGACCGGATTGATCATGCCGGTGCGGGAGATCTGCCGGGCCGCCCGGGAGCGGGGCGTGATTTCAGTGGTGGATGGAGCCCACATGGATGGACAGATCCCGGTCAACCTCCATGAACTGGAGTGCGATTACTTTGCCGGGAGTCCGCACAAATGGCTGTTTGCACCGCCGGGTTGCGGGTTGCTCTACGGGCGCGGGGAGATGCTGGACCACTTGTGGCCGAGCATTGTCTCCTCGGGCTGGGATAACAAGGAAGGTCTGCGTGGGGCGCGATTCATGATGGTTGGCACGAACAGTCGTTCGACGATCGATGGGATGATGGCGGGGTTGCGATTTTTCAAGAGCCTGGGTGAGGAGGAGATCTATGCGAGGATTCACCATCTCGCGAAATATGCGCGCAGCGAAGCCGCCCGGCGTCCTTACCTTGAGGTCGTGACACCGGATGATTCGCGCTTTTACGGTTCGATTCTTTCGATCAGGTTCAAACAGGAGAAACTCGACCCGGTCTGGGCTGCACTCAGGGCAAAGCGAGTCTATGTGCTCGGAGGACAGCGATTGAGGTTGTCCTTTCACGTGTATACGCGGCGTTCGGACATCGATACCTTCTTCCAAGTCTGCGACGGCATCCTGGCCTGA
- a CDS encoding alkaline phosphatase family protein, translating into MLVLQSGAMGAGMVLAPEAVLERIGFGSCAKEDRPQPIWEVVVTNRPQLFLFLGDNIYGDTTNLTILRQKWGLLGAQPGFQKLKRTCPLLATWDDHDYGANDAGADFVLRRESQAAFLDFFEVPAGDPRRTRDGVYHSVVVGPAGRRVQILLLDARFFRSPLKTGFKPGEPGEGYRGPYAPETSPSATVLGETQWRWLEARLREPAELRLICSGVQVIPDEHGSEMWGNFPLERRRLFEVIARTRANGVVFLSGDRHLAEIMRLPPEKSGVSYPLYEVTSSSLNVPSGNLTRAGVRFANEINSYRQGLTYFDTNYGMILIDWTQTPPVVRLQVRDEKDTVVLQQRIRLGATVEDVRPVPR; encoded by the coding sequence ATGTTGGTCCTTCAGAGCGGTGCGATGGGGGCGGGAATGGTGCTCGCTCCGGAGGCGGTGTTGGAGCGGATTGGGTTTGGATCGTGTGCAAAGGAGGATCGACCGCAACCGATCTGGGAGGTTGTCGTCACCAACCGGCCGCAACTGTTCCTTTTTCTGGGGGACAACATTTATGGCGACACGACCAACCTCACGATTCTTCGCCAGAAGTGGGGTTTGCTCGGAGCCCAGCCTGGTTTTCAAAAACTCAAACGCACCTGCCCGTTGCTGGCCACCTGGGATGACCACGATTACGGGGCGAACGATGCGGGTGCTGATTTTGTCCTGAGGAGGGAATCCCAAGCGGCTTTTCTGGACTTTTTTGAAGTTCCGGCTGGGGATCCGAGACGCACGCGGGACGGGGTTTATCATTCCGTCGTGGTTGGTCCTGCCGGGCGGCGGGTACAAATCCTACTGCTGGATGCGCGATTTTTCAGAAGTCCGCTGAAAACGGGATTCAAGCCGGGAGAACCCGGTGAAGGTTACCGGGGTCCGTACGCACCGGAGACATCTCCGTCGGCCACGGTGTTGGGCGAAACCCAATGGCGATGGCTGGAGGCCCGGTTACGCGAGCCGGCGGAATTGCGGTTGATCTGTTCCGGGGTGCAGGTGATTCCTGACGAACATGGATCGGAGATGTGGGGCAACTTTCCGCTGGAGCGCCGCCGGCTGTTTGAAGTGATCGCCCGGACTCGCGCGAACGGGGTGGTGTTTCTCAGTGGCGACCGGCATCTCGCCGAAATCATGAGGCTTCCACCGGAGAAGTCCGGGGTAAGTTACCCGCTGTACGAGGTGACTTCGAGCAGTTTGAATGTCCCGAGCGGAAACCTGACGCGGGCCGGGGTCCGGTTTGCCAACGAGATCAACTCCTATCGTCAGGGATTGACCTATTTTGATACCAACTACGGCATGATACTCATCGACTGGACGCAGACACCCCCGGTGGTTCGACTGCAGGTTCGCGATGAGAAGGACACGGTGGTTCTGCAGCAACGGATCCGGCTGGGCGCCACTGTGGAGGACGTACGACCTGTGCCTCGGTGA
- the hypE gene encoding hydrogenase expression/formation protein HypE, translated as MKPEFTAHCPIPLPDYPNVLLAHGGGGRLMQQLIEKLFLPAFGNPNLDPRHDGAVIEVGGQRLAFTTDSYVVRPLFFPGGDIGTLAVNGTVNDLAMCGARPRWLSAGFIIEEGLPTETLHRVALSMRQAADAVGVELVTGDTKVVDKGKGDGLFINTAGLGVVEHNVVIAPTCVTPGDAVLLSGDVGRHGLAIMSVREGLQFESTIESDCAPLTAPVLALLDAGVEIHCLRDPTRGGLASALNEIAMAARVQVDIDESAVPVREEVRGACEILGLDPLYVANEGRFAAFIAPRDLPRALDLLHAHPLGAGAGFIGTVSAGTPGLVTLKNRLGVARVLDLLSGEQLPRIC; from the coding sequence ATGAAACCCGAATTCACCGCCCATTGTCCGATTCCATTGCCGGATTATCCCAACGTGCTGCTCGCCCACGGCGGCGGCGGACGGCTCATGCAACAGCTCATCGAGAAGTTGTTCCTGCCCGCGTTTGGCAACCCGAACCTCGACCCGCGTCACGACGGCGCGGTGATTGAAGTGGGCGGTCAGCGTCTCGCCTTCACGACGGATTCCTATGTGGTGCGTCCACTCTTCTTCCCCGGCGGCGACATTGGCACGCTGGCAGTGAACGGCACGGTCAACGACCTCGCCATGTGCGGCGCGCGTCCGCGGTGGTTGAGCGCCGGGTTCATCATCGAGGAAGGATTGCCGACGGAGACGCTGCATCGCGTGGCACTGTCCATGCGACAAGCCGCCGACGCTGTCGGCGTCGAACTCGTCACGGGCGACACCAAAGTGGTGGACAAGGGCAAGGGCGACGGACTGTTCATCAACACGGCAGGCCTGGGCGTGGTCGAACACAACGTCGTGATTGCACCCACGTGCGTGACGCCCGGTGATGCGGTACTGCTGAGCGGCGACGTGGGCCGGCACGGCCTGGCCATCATGTCCGTGCGCGAAGGTCTCCAGTTCGAGAGCACGATTGAGAGCGACTGCGCGCCGCTGACCGCGCCCGTGTTGGCGCTGCTTGACGCCGGCGTTGAAATCCACTGCCTGCGCGACCCTACCCGCGGCGGTCTCGCCAGTGCGCTGAATGAAATTGCGATGGCCGCCCGCGTGCAGGTGGACATCGACGAAAGCGCCGTTCCCGTTCGGGAGGAGGTGCGCGGCGCCTGCGAAATACTTGGCCTCGACCCGCTCTACGTGGCCAACGAAGGCCGCTTCGCAGCCTTCATCGCTCCGCGCGACCTCCCGCGCGCGCTCGACCTCCTGCACGCCCACCCTCTCGGAGCCGGCGCCGGTTTCATCGGAACCGTCAGCGCCGGCACACCCGGCCTGGTCACACTCAAAAATCGCCTTGGCGTCGCCCGCGTGCTCGACCTGCTCAGTGGCGAACAGTTGCCGAGGATTTGTTGA
- the hypD gene encoding hydrogenase formation protein HypD: protein MKFMDEYRDAALTRRLAETLARATTRPWTIMEVCGGQTHAIVKFGLDQLLPPGLELVHGPGCPVCVTPIELMDKALEIAARPEAIFCSFGDMLRVPGTEQDLLTVKARGGDVRIVYSPLDAVKLARENPMREVVFFAVGFETTAPANAMAVAQARTFGLKHFSLLVSHALVPPAMESILASPANRVQGFLAAGHVCTVMGFTEYEPLARRYRVPIVVTGFEPLDILQGVLLCVQQLEAGRAEVENPYARAVRREGNTPAQQLIREVFRVVPRKWRGVGEIPRSGLGLSETYAEFDAEQRFGVAGVRAEESSECISGLILQGIRKPHECPAFGTRCTPEHPLGATMVSSEGACAAYHRYRRAQATHP, encoded by the coding sequence GTGAAATTCATGGACGAATATCGCGACGCCGCGCTGACCCGCCGGCTCGCCGAGACCCTGGCCCGAGCGACCACGCGCCCGTGGACGATCATGGAAGTGTGCGGCGGGCAAACCCACGCCATCGTCAAATTTGGCCTGGATCAACTGCTGCCGCCGGGACTCGAACTCGTGCACGGGCCGGGCTGCCCCGTGTGCGTCACGCCGATTGAGTTGATGGATAAGGCACTCGAAATCGCGGCGCGGCCCGAAGCCATCTTCTGCTCGTTCGGCGACATGCTGCGAGTGCCGGGCACGGAGCAGGATTTGCTCACCGTGAAAGCGCGCGGCGGCGACGTGCGGATCGTCTATTCGCCGCTCGATGCGGTGAAGTTGGCGCGGGAAAACCCAATGCGCGAGGTCGTGTTCTTTGCCGTCGGTTTTGAAACCACCGCACCCGCGAACGCGATGGCCGTGGCGCAGGCGCGCACGTTCGGTTTGAAACACTTCTCGCTGCTCGTTTCGCATGCGCTGGTGCCGCCCGCGATGGAGTCCATCCTCGCGTCCCCGGCCAACCGCGTGCAGGGTTTTCTCGCAGCCGGGCACGTTTGCACGGTCATGGGCTTTACCGAATACGAACCCCTGGCGCGCCGGTATCGTGTGCCCATCGTGGTCACGGGCTTCGAGCCCCTGGACATCCTGCAAGGCGTGCTGCTGTGCGTGCAACAACTCGAAGCGGGCCGGGCTGAAGTCGAGAATCCATACGCCCGCGCGGTGCGCCGTGAGGGCAACACGCCGGCGCAGCAACTCATCCGCGAAGTGTTCCGCGTCGTGCCCCGCAAGTGGCGCGGCGTCGGCGAGATTCCGCGGAGCGGCCTGGGCTTGAGCGAGACCTACGCGGAGTTCGACGCCGAGCAGCGATTCGGCGTGGCCGGCGTGCGCGCGGAGGAATCGTCCGAATGCATCAGCGGCCTGATACTGCAAGGGATCAGGAAACCCCACGAGTGTCCGGCCTTTGGCACGCGCTGCACGCCGGAACATCCGCTCGGCGCGACGATGGTGTCGAGCGAAGGAGCGTGCGCCGCTTACCACCGCTACCGGCGCGCGCAGGCCACTCATCCATGA
- a CDS encoding HypC/HybG/HupF family hydrogenase formation chaperone: MCLAIPGRVLSIAAGDPLQRAGRVSFGGIVKEVNLAFVPEAQVGDYVIVHVGVALSRVDEAEAQRVFHYLREMDELAELQPDATGKPAP, encoded by the coding sequence ATGTGCCTAGCCATTCCAGGAAGAGTGCTGAGCATCGCCGCTGGCGATCCATTGCAGCGTGCCGGGCGCGTGAGCTTTGGCGGCATCGTCAAGGAAGTGAACCTCGCCTTCGTCCCGGAGGCGCAGGTCGGCGATTACGTCATCGTGCATGTCGGCGTGGCCCTCAGCCGCGTGGACGAAGCCGAGGCGCAACGCGTCTTCCATTACCTGCGCGAGATGGACGAACTGGCCGAACTGCAGCCCGATGCGACCGGCAAGCCCGCGCCGTGA
- a CDS encoding hydrogenase maturation nickel metallochaperone HypA yields the protein MRLGALCHISPEHFREHFNEAAVGTVADGAELEILFNPNPNDAKAQDILLDSVDVEE from the coding sequence GTGCGGCTCGGCGCACTCTGCCACATCTCGCCCGAGCATTTCCGCGAACACTTCAACGAAGCCGCCGTCGGCACGGTGGCCGACGGGGCGGAGCTCGAGATCCTATTCAATCCCAACCCAAACGACGCGAAAGCGCAGGACATCCTGCTCGACAGTGTGGATGTGGAGGAATGA